One genomic segment of Hydrocarboniclastica marina includes these proteins:
- a CDS encoding MgtC/SapB family protein, with the protein METAGLDWFDQNTTLLRLGLAILLGALIGLQRGWQNRELRAGGRVAGLRTHALTGLLGGFAALLSLELTPWVLPAFFLAVVAIGLMGYRLKAAQSDDYSITGLIGLCLTFCFGSAALLVDPAIPAAAAVVTALILDNKAELHGLLAKLEERELDAALKLLLITVVLLPILPNQGYGPGGVLNPFEIWWLVVLIASISFVGYFAMRIGGTEKGLLFTSFFAGLSSSTALTLHLSRLGRDNPGLKPLLAAGILIACGTMFPRILIYCALINPDLLPVLLWPVALMTVLLYLPAAWLWRRHRGWVNAEQPRHQQNPLDLKSALWFGALLTVILLLGHLLQEGFGDAGVYLLAAVSGVTDVDAITLSLTRLSQESLSAETAILGIVIAATVNNLVKTGLAAGIGGWKLGRLVAGPMVIALAGGLVLAGWLALG; encoded by the coding sequence ATGGAAACAGCCGGCCTCGACTGGTTTGATCAGAACACCACGCTGCTTCGGCTTGGCTTGGCCATCCTGCTAGGCGCGCTCATCGGGCTGCAGCGCGGCTGGCAGAACCGGGAATTGCGGGCAGGCGGCCGTGTTGCGGGTCTCCGTACCCATGCGCTTACCGGGTTGCTGGGCGGTTTCGCGGCCTTGCTGTCCCTGGAGCTGACCCCCTGGGTGTTGCCCGCCTTTTTTCTGGCGGTGGTTGCCATAGGCCTGATGGGTTACCGGCTGAAGGCGGCCCAGAGCGACGACTACAGCATCACCGGACTGATCGGCCTGTGCCTGACGTTCTGTTTCGGGTCAGCCGCGTTGCTGGTCGATCCTGCAATACCCGCGGCCGCCGCCGTGGTAACTGCGCTCATTCTGGACAACAAGGCCGAGCTGCATGGGCTGCTCGCCAAGCTGGAAGAACGGGAACTTGATGCCGCACTGAAGCTGTTGCTCATCACTGTGGTGCTGTTGCCCATCCTGCCGAATCAGGGCTATGGGCCTGGCGGTGTGCTCAACCCGTTTGAGATCTGGTGGCTTGTGGTGCTCATCGCTTCCATTTCTTTTGTCGGCTATTTCGCCATGCGTATCGGCGGCACCGAAAAGGGCCTGCTGTTTACCAGTTTCTTTGCCGGCCTGAGCTCGTCGACCGCCCTTACGCTGCACCTGTCCCGCCTGGGCCGCGACAACCCCGGACTCAAGCCGCTGCTGGCCGCCGGCATACTTATCGCCTGCGGTACGATGTTCCCGCGCATTCTGATCTATTGCGCACTCATTAATCCGGATCTCCTGCCTGTATTGCTCTGGCCCGTCGCCTTGATGACGGTGCTGCTTTATCTGCCTGCCGCGTGGCTCTGGCGACGGCATCGCGGCTGGGTTAATGCCGAGCAGCCGCGTCACCAGCAAAACCCGCTGGACCTCAAGTCCGCGCTCTGGTTCGGTGCGTTGCTCACAGTCATTCTGTTGTTGGGTCATCTCTTGCAGGAAGGGTTCGGCGACGCCGGCGTGTACCTGCTGGCCGCGGTATCCGGCGTCACCGATGTTGACGCCATTACGCTCTCGCTGACGCGGCTATCCCAGGAAAGCCTGTCTGCGGAGACCGCGATCCTGGGCATTGTCATCGCCGCGACGGTAAACAACCTCGTGAAGACAGGCCTCGCTGCAGGCATCGGTGGCTGGAAGTTGGGGCGACTGGTGGCAGGGCCGATGGTGATTGCTCTGGCGGGTGGGCTGGTGTTGGCTGGGTGGTTGGCGCTGGGGTAG
- a CDS encoding DUF4282 domain-containing protein → MKDVLYFNSMLTPKMITFIYWLLLLLVLFNGVVRMFATFQGITFTSFIMGLLTIIGGAIAARITCELLIVLFKIHDNVKTLASRPE, encoded by the coding sequence ATGAAAGACGTACTCTACTTCAATTCAATGCTCACCCCGAAAATGATCACCTTTATTTACTGGCTGCTTTTGCTCCTGGTGCTTTTCAACGGCGTTGTTCGCATGTTTGCAACCTTCCAGGGGATAACGTTCACCAGCTTCATCATGGGGCTGCTCACGATTATCGGGGGCGCTATCGCTGCGAGGATCACGTGCGAACTTTTGATCGTGCTGTTCAAGATTCACGACAATGTAAAGACGCTCGCCAGTAGGCCGGAGTAG